From a single Planctellipticum variicoloris genomic region:
- a CDS encoding PP2C family protein-serine/threonine phosphatase — protein sequence MFWEQSVQYAALSDIGFCRQNNQDAWVVHLRSDREQWTNRGHLFIVADGMGGHAVGELASKLAIDTIPHTFDKLRQLPPMQALKAAIEDANSAINTKGQENKDFLRMGTTCTTLLLGPLGAVIGHVGDSRAYRIRRLHIDQLTSDHSLLWEMIRQRKMNPAEAERLCPRNVITRSLGPDPTVRVDLEGPHPVLPGDTFLLCSDGLCGQLSDAEMGMVAAHLPPSAACRLLVNLANLRGGPDNITVIIVRAGDVPDEAPSIDLPQQFNRQELGWGSFAAWCGIAAMFCIGLSLAALTEKTLPGLFLIAGSVLALTFWGLFVRRHLLAASATAPGFDPHATVAWRPYRTASARIQPQFVEKLARMESELTQAAHEDGWPIDWKQHEQASRRARESLAAKQWQAALAGFADCLDILMAGVQWQRKQMQHEARWGKSPTPLPKNRE from the coding sequence ATGTTCTGGGAGCAGTCGGTTCAATACGCGGCCCTGTCCGACATCGGATTCTGCCGACAGAACAACCAGGACGCCTGGGTCGTTCACCTGCGATCCGACCGGGAGCAATGGACGAATCGTGGTCATTTGTTCATAGTTGCGGATGGGATGGGAGGACATGCGGTCGGAGAACTGGCCAGCAAGCTCGCGATTGATACGATCCCCCACACGTTCGACAAACTGCGGCAGCTTCCTCCGATGCAGGCGCTGAAGGCCGCCATCGAGGACGCCAATTCTGCAATCAATACCAAGGGGCAGGAAAACAAAGACTTCCTGCGGATGGGGACCACCTGCACGACGCTGCTGCTCGGGCCTCTGGGGGCGGTGATCGGCCACGTCGGGGACAGTCGCGCCTACCGGATACGCCGCCTGCACATCGATCAGCTCACGTCGGACCATAGTCTGCTGTGGGAAATGATCCGCCAGCGGAAAATGAATCCCGCCGAAGCCGAACGCCTCTGCCCGCGAAACGTCATCACCCGGTCGCTGGGGCCGGACCCGACGGTCCGCGTCGATCTGGAGGGTCCGCACCCGGTTCTTCCCGGAGACACGTTCCTGCTCTGCTCGGACGGCCTGTGCGGTCAGCTCTCAGATGCGGAAATGGGGATGGTAGCGGCCCACCTGCCTCCCTCGGCGGCGTGCCGGCTGCTGGTGAATCTCGCGAATCTGCGCGGGGGGCCGGACAATATCACCGTAATCATCGTCCGGGCGGGGGATGTCCCTGACGAAGCGCCGAGCATCGATCTGCCCCAGCAATTCAACCGTCAGGAGCTGGGCTGGGGGAGTTTTGCCGCCTGGTGCGGCATCGCCGCGATGTTCTGCATCGGTTTGAGTCTGGCGGCGTTGACGGAAAAGACTCTCCCGGGTCTGTTTTTGATTGCAGGATCGGTGCTGGCCCTGACGTTCTGGGGTCTGTTCGTCCGTCGGCACCTGCTTGCCGCCAGCGCGACAGCTCCTGGATTCGATCCGCACGCCACGGTGGCGTGGCGGCCGTATCGGACGGCATCGGCGCGGATTCAGCCGCAATTTGTCGAAAAACTGGCCCGGATGGAATCGGAACTGACTCAGGCGGCGCATGAAGACGGTTGGCCGATCGACTGGAAACAGCACGAGCAGGCGTCCCGTCGGGCGCGGGAGTCGCTCGCCGCCAAACAATGGCAAGCGGCGTTGGCCGGCTTTGCGGACTGCCTGGACATCCTGATGGCAGGCGTTCAGTGGCAGCGGAAGCAGATGCAGCACGAAGCCCGCTGGGGGAAGTCCCCGACGCCGTTGCCGAAGAATCGTGAGTGA
- a CDS encoding DUF1501 domain-containing protein: MLRILGSEKRLCNGMTRRDLLEVGGAGLAGLSLPQLLQSQARASSGGDRFGQAKNCIVLFLYGSPSQLETFDMKPEAPVEIRGTMQPIPSNVPGLDVCEYLPQMAGMMDKVTVLRSLHHDHPIHGVAWAMTGTAVIDVNMELSPNDPKHQPYFGSVVEYYDRQKRGGLPSHPQNVALPFPFSTQRTGEVHRAGPYAAYLGSTYNPLWTEFQGEASRSVYKTLRDQNIEIFDPYVGCKPDSYFRMASTAMPEALTLDRLNRRRSLQQQLDVGRRDLQLLDKSRNLDGFQQMAYSLLASRSVSEALDVRRETNEIRDLYGMSLFGQSCLAARRMVEAGTRLVSVFWDEYGLAGDAWDTHWNHYPRMTDQLLPQFDKAFAGLVTDLDRRGLLDETLVVCLSEHGRTPKLANVKGSGRDHWARAYSAVLAGGGIARGKVVGATDQIASDVTSNPVSPKDVLATMYHLLGIEPHGFMPDRTGRPQPMLPDGTRVLTELFA, encoded by the coding sequence ATGCTCCGGATTCTCGGGTCGGAAAAGCGACTCTGTAACGGCATGACCCGTCGCGACCTGCTCGAAGTCGGCGGCGCCGGCCTCGCGGGTCTGTCGCTCCCCCAGCTTCTGCAGTCGCAGGCCCGCGCCTCGTCAGGCGGTGATCGCTTCGGCCAGGCGAAGAACTGCATCGTCCTGTTCCTTTACGGATCACCCAGTCAGCTCGAAACCTTCGACATGAAGCCGGAAGCTCCTGTCGAAATTCGCGGCACCATGCAGCCGATTCCGTCGAACGTCCCCGGGCTCGACGTCTGCGAATACCTGCCGCAGATGGCCGGCATGATGGACAAGGTCACCGTCCTCCGCTCGCTCCATCACGACCACCCGATTCACGGCGTCGCCTGGGCAATGACCGGTACGGCAGTCATTGATGTCAACATGGAGCTGAGTCCGAACGACCCCAAGCACCAGCCCTACTTCGGCTCGGTCGTCGAATACTACGATCGCCAGAAGCGGGGCGGGCTGCCATCGCATCCGCAAAATGTCGCACTCCCCTTTCCGTTCAGCACGCAGCGGACGGGCGAAGTTCACCGCGCCGGCCCCTACGCCGCCTATCTGGGGAGCACCTACAACCCCCTCTGGACCGAGTTCCAGGGGGAAGCCTCGCGTTCGGTCTACAAGACGCTGCGCGATCAGAACATCGAAATCTTCGATCCCTACGTCGGCTGCAAACCCGACAGCTACTTCCGCATGGCGTCCACTGCCATGCCTGAGGCCCTGACCCTCGACCGGCTCAATCGGCGACGGTCGCTGCAGCAGCAGCTCGATGTCGGCCGGCGCGACCTGCAATTGCTCGACAAATCCCGCAACCTCGACGGTTTCCAGCAGATGGCCTACTCGCTGCTCGCGTCGCGGTCGGTTTCCGAGGCCCTCGACGTCCGGCGGGAAACGAACGAAATTCGCGATCTCTACGGCATGTCCCTCTTCGGCCAGAGCTGCCTCGCCGCCCGCCGGATGGTCGAAGCCGGCACGCGGCTGGTCAGCGTCTTCTGGGACGAATACGGCCTCGCCGGCGACGCGTGGGATACCCACTGGAACCATTATCCCCGCATGACCGACCAGCTCCTGCCGCAGTTCGACAAGGCCTTCGCCGGGCTGGTGACCGACCTCGACCGTCGCGGACTCCTCGACGAAACGCTGGTCGTCTGCCTGAGCGAACATGGCCGGACGCCGAAGCTGGCCAACGTCAAAGGGAGCGGTCGCGATCACTGGGCCAGAGCCTACTCCGCCGTCCTCGCCGGCGGCGGGATCGCCCGCGGCAAAGTCGTCGGCGCGACCGACCAGATCGCCTCGGACGTCACTTCGAATCCGGTTTCGCCGAAGGACGTGCTGGCGACGATGTACCACCTGCTGGGGATCGAGCCGCACGGCTTCATGCCCGATCGGACCGGCCGGCCGCAGCCGATGCTGCCGGACGGCACCCGCGTCCTGACCGAGCTGTTCGCGTGA
- a CDS encoding peptide chain release factor family protein — MTDSSASPAIPPVCQDDDTLLRQCTLRFLRSSGPGGQHRNKTESAVVLHHTPTGVEGQASERRSQADNRQMALKRLRVNLALQVRSPALAAAAPTPLWRSRCRNERIVINPDHHDFAPLLAEALGVIADRQGNTHSAAEQLGCSHSQLVKFLKLEPRGLKVVNEVRRTQGLRELE, encoded by the coding sequence GTGACCGATTCGTCGGCGTCCCCGGCGATCCCTCCCGTCTGCCAGGACGACGACACGCTGCTCCGGCAATGCACGTTGCGATTCCTCCGCAGCAGCGGACCGGGGGGACAGCACCGCAATAAGACTGAATCGGCCGTGGTGCTGCACCACACGCCAACCGGCGTCGAAGGCCAGGCCTCCGAACGCCGCAGCCAGGCGGACAACCGCCAGATGGCCCTCAAACGCCTCCGCGTGAACCTCGCCCTGCAGGTCCGCTCCCCCGCGCTGGCCGCAGCCGCCCCGACTCCCCTCTGGCGATCCCGCTGCCGCAACGAGCGAATCGTCATCAATCCCGACCACCACGACTTCGCCCCGCTGCTCGCGGAGGCTCTCGGCGTCATCGCCGACCGCCAGGGAAACACCCACTCCGCCGCCGAACAGCTCGGCTGCAGCCATTCGCAACTGGTGAAGTTCTTGAAGCTGGAGCCGCGGGGATTAAAGGTGGTGAATGAGGTACGGCGGACACAGGGATTAAGGGAGTTGGAGTGA
- a CDS encoding Mrp/NBP35 family ATP-binding protein has protein sequence MPTDSQLQSALQQVIEPNLGRSLGELKMLAGVRQDGGIAHVTIDLPTPAFPGRDRIAAAVEQAIRGQFPDVSGVDVQFTASVRGKNTGGSIGLRCKNVVAVGSGKGGVGKSTVAASLAFGLKELGCKVGLMDADVYGPSIPHMTGVDREQPMATKIQKPDGSTADRIIPIEVDGLKVMSMGFFLKPDQAVIWRGPLLHRAITQFLADTEWGELDYLIIDLPPGTGDVSLTLSQLLGLAGAIVVCTPQKVALLDAVKAVSMYNQVKIPLLGIVENMTGEIFGRGGAKAKAEELGIPFLGEIPIDASVRIQADAGQIGSLFAADSPVRPQLLHICEQAALEIARQFVEAPALPSLEIL, from the coding sequence ATGCCGACCGATTCGCAGCTTCAAAGTGCTCTCCAGCAGGTCATCGAGCCCAACCTCGGGCGTTCGCTCGGTGAACTGAAAATGCTTGCCGGCGTCCGTCAGGACGGGGGTATCGCACACGTCACCATCGATCTGCCCACTCCGGCGTTTCCCGGTCGGGACAGGATCGCCGCCGCCGTCGAACAGGCCATCCGCGGTCAGTTTCCCGACGTTTCCGGCGTCGACGTGCAGTTCACGGCGAGCGTCCGCGGCAAGAATACGGGGGGCTCGATCGGCCTGCGCTGCAAGAACGTCGTCGCCGTCGGCAGCGGCAAGGGGGGCGTCGGCAAGAGCACGGTGGCTGCCTCGCTGGCCTTCGGCCTGAAGGAACTGGGCTGCAAGGTCGGGCTGATGGACGCCGACGTCTACGGCCCAAGCATTCCGCACATGACAGGCGTCGACCGCGAACAGCCGATGGCCACGAAGATTCAGAAGCCCGACGGCTCGACCGCCGACCGGATCATTCCGATCGAAGTCGACGGCCTGAAGGTCATGTCGATGGGTTTCTTCCTGAAGCCCGACCAGGCGGTGATCTGGCGCGGTCCCCTGCTCCACAGGGCGATTACGCAGTTCCTCGCTGACACCGAATGGGGCGAACTGGACTATCTGATCATCGACCTGCCCCCCGGCACGGGCGACGTCTCGCTGACGCTGTCGCAACTCCTGGGACTCGCCGGGGCGATCGTCGTCTGCACGCCGCAGAAAGTCGCCCTGCTCGACGCCGTCAAAGCCGTCAGCATGTACAACCAGGTGAAGATCCCTCTGCTCGGGATCGTGGAAAACATGACCGGCGAGATCTTCGGCCGCGGCGGTGCGAAGGCTAAGGCGGAAGAACTGGGCATTCCGTTCCTGGGAGAGATTCCGATCGACGCCTCGGTGCGAATTCAGGCGGACGCCGGGCAGATCGGCAGCCTGTTCGCGGCCGACTCCCCCGTCCGCCCGCAACTGCTCCACATCTGCGAGCAGGCAGCCCTGGAGATCGCCCGCCAGTTCGTGGAAGCCCCGGCCCTGCCATCGCTGGAGATTCTGTAG
- a CDS encoding peptidoglycan recognition family protein gives MRPRRTRTWFDATQSVLWSGLVFVVGCYQPTVVPPLASIPRPVAPPVVAAPAMPPQLPELTLPKIPLNPTPTGNPWAPKTKPRDWKYVVLHHTAAEEGSVESIHEIHLKNKDKSGNPWLGIGYHFVIGNGKGMGDGEIEPTFRWREQLQGAHAGVGEYNQQGIGIVLIGNFEKTAPTTAQLTAVKRLVGVMKQSYSIDNDHVVGHGDVKATECPGRKFPLNDVRISVAVQDEPSFPSLARGITDSPLTLNRLNRGPLQ, from the coding sequence ATGAGGCCAAGGCGCACACGGACGTGGTTCGACGCGACGCAGTCCGTTCTCTGGAGCGGGCTGGTGTTCGTCGTCGGATGCTACCAGCCCACGGTGGTGCCGCCGCTGGCCTCGATCCCCAGACCCGTCGCACCGCCAGTGGTTGCCGCGCCGGCCATGCCGCCTCAGCTTCCCGAGTTGACGCTTCCCAAGATCCCGCTGAATCCGACGCCGACCGGCAACCCCTGGGCGCCAAAGACCAAGCCTCGAGACTGGAAGTATGTGGTGCTGCATCACACCGCCGCCGAGGAGGGCAGCGTCGAGAGCATTCACGAGATTCACCTGAAGAATAAAGACAAAAGTGGCAACCCCTGGCTGGGCATCGGCTACCACTTCGTGATCGGCAACGGCAAAGGGATGGGCGACGGTGAGATTGAGCCGACGTTCCGCTGGAGAGAACAGCTCCAGGGAGCTCACGCGGGTGTCGGCGAATACAACCAGCAGGGGATCGGCATCGTGCTGATCGGCAACTTCGAAAAAACGGCGCCGACGACGGCCCAGTTGACTGCGGTCAAACGGCTCGTCGGCGTCATGAAACAGTCCTACAGCATCGACAACGACCACGTGGTCGGACATGGGGACGTGAAGGCCACGGAATGCCCGGGCCGGAAGTTTCCGCTGAACGACGTACGGATCAGCGTGGCGGTTCAGGATGAGCCGTCGTTCCCCTCGCTCGCGAGGGGAATCACGGATTCCCCGCTCACTTTGAATCGCCTGAATAGAGGGCCTTTGCAATGA
- a CDS encoding alpha/beta hydrolase, translated as MSQRFPNEYRPEDSTNQTFSWKRPGDDGEFCYFDGPDTRFEEAEELVTFVTPVCETEHSVALPDGYVPGYAYPLVLWLHQAGEDENEIDFILPQISERNYLGAGVRGNVTLPRGYDWSTSGDGLADIQQRLAEVLAGMQGTYNVHPDRIFLAGFGQAGSVALELLLSRPDLYKGAAAICSSYPKLAHPLMKFRLLHGRQVLLAAANDSPQGLVAETVAQGRILYTAGMQVASRVYQSSAGLTERMLRDLDHWIMSGISTAIRA; from the coding sequence ATGAGCCAGCGTTTCCCGAACGAATATCGCCCGGAAGATTCGACGAATCAGACCTTCTCCTGGAAGCGTCCCGGCGACGACGGCGAATTCTGCTACTTCGACGGCCCGGACACCCGCTTCGAAGAAGCCGAAGAACTGGTCACGTTCGTGACCCCGGTCTGCGAAACCGAGCATTCGGTGGCCCTCCCGGACGGCTACGTGCCGGGTTACGCCTACCCCCTCGTCCTCTGGCTGCATCAGGCCGGCGAAGACGAGAACGAAATCGACTTCATCCTGCCGCAGATCAGCGAACGGAACTATCTGGGAGCCGGAGTCCGCGGCAACGTGACGCTCCCCCGCGGCTACGACTGGTCGACCTCCGGCGATGGCCTGGCCGACATTCAACAGCGGCTGGCGGAAGTCCTCGCAGGAATGCAGGGGACCTACAATGTTCACCCGGACCGGATCTTCCTGGCCGGGTTCGGCCAGGCGGGCAGCGTTGCACTGGAGCTCCTGCTCTCCCGCCCCGACCTCTACAAGGGGGCCGCGGCGATCTGCAGTTCCTATCCGAAGCTGGCTCATCCCCTGATGAAATTCCGGCTGCTGCATGGCCGGCAGGTGCTGCTGGCCGCCGCCAACGATAGCCCCCAGGGACTCGTCGCGGAAACCGTCGCCCAGGGCCGGATTCTCTACACGGCCGGCATGCAGGTCGCCAGCCGGGTCTATCAGTCGTCCGCGGGCCTGACCGAGAGAATGCTCCGCGACCTCGACCACTGGATCATGTCGGGCATCTCGACCGCAATCCGAGCGTAA
- a CDS encoding metal-dependent transcriptional regulator: MASLTVENYLKAALQIAMRDEVEWISTGQLATALQVSPGTVTSMLKTLADSGLAEYRPYEGARLTREGQSLALRMLRRHRLLELFLVKTLDLSWDQVHEEAENMEHAVSDMLIDRIDEFLGHPAADPHGDPIPAADGEMRTDGSECVPLSSVEPGAEICVARVTNQDPEFLRFLADSGLTIGATGQVAQNSAEAGIVSTEFAGRTIALGHPAARQVLVRVGGLGLP, translated from the coding sequence ATGGCCAGCCTGACGGTGGAAAACTATCTGAAGGCGGCCCTGCAGATCGCCATGCGCGATGAGGTCGAGTGGATCTCGACCGGCCAGCTCGCCACAGCCCTGCAGGTCTCCCCCGGCACCGTCACCAGCATGCTGAAGACGCTGGCCGATTCCGGACTCGCCGAATACCGCCCCTACGAGGGAGCCCGCCTCACCCGCGAAGGTCAGTCGCTGGCGCTCCGCATGCTCCGCCGGCACCGGCTGCTGGAACTGTTCCTCGTCAAGACGCTGGATCTCTCCTGGGACCAGGTTCACGAGGAAGCAGAGAACATGGAGCACGCGGTCAGCGACATGCTGATCGACCGCATCGACGAATTCCTGGGCCACCCCGCCGCCGACCCGCACGGCGATCCCATCCCGGCCGCCGACGGCGAAATGCGGACGGATGGCAGCGAATGCGTCCCGCTGTCGTCGGTCGAGCCAGGGGCCGAAATCTGCGTGGCCCGGGTGACGAATCAGGACCCGGAGTTTCTGCGGTTTCTAGCCGACTCAGGCCTGACGATCGGGGCCACGGGACAGGTGGCGCAGAACTCGGCGGAGGCGGGGATCGTGTCGACCGAATTCGCCGGCCGGACGATTGCGCTGGGCCACCCGGCGGCGCGGCAGGTGCTGGTGCGAGTGGGTGGGTTGGGGTTGCCGTAA
- a CDS encoding toll/interleukin-1 receptor domain-containing protein produces the protein MAKLTFIERKKLETLLEMGGGYVLDFSNRTFHEFVADSVGLEIYDQKYRYGSGSKANCLRGFIEVESDVNVSKLIRDLVEYAAEVRRDADPELVAACNAISDRLNRATNSSPSGNRTAPAAMPVSNEQRIRTFISYSWDNESHKDWTRGFADALVTNGIETILDQYDLRPGEDRFQFMEASVRDADAVLCVCTPAYVLKANSRSSGVGIETSLLSPQFYERMRTAKQFIPIIRESDGASHTPDYLSPLIFIDFRIDSEFGSRMEELLRLLHGQPKHRKPTIGPRPNFM, from the coding sequence ATGGCTAAACTCACCTTCATTGAACGCAAAAAGCTTGAAACGCTCCTTGAGATGGGCGGCGGATACGTCTTGGACTTTTCAAACCGCACGTTCCACGAATTCGTTGCCGACAGCGTTGGCCTGGAAATCTACGATCAAAAATACCGGTACGGAAGCGGTTCGAAGGCAAATTGTCTTCGCGGCTTCATTGAGGTCGAGTCCGACGTAAACGTCTCAAAGCTGATTCGTGATCTTGTTGAGTACGCCGCCGAGGTTCGCCGCGACGCAGATCCGGAGTTAGTCGCCGCATGTAACGCCATTTCCGATCGGCTGAACCGAGCGACCAATTCGTCACCGAGCGGCAACCGCACTGCGCCGGCAGCAATGCCCGTTTCGAATGAGCAACGAATACGGACATTCATCTCGTATTCATGGGACAACGAGAGCCATAAAGACTGGACGCGTGGCTTCGCCGACGCACTCGTTACCAATGGTATTGAAACCATACTTGATCAATACGATTTGCGTCCCGGAGAGGACCGCTTTCAATTCATGGAAGCTTCCGTGCGCGACGCCGATGCAGTGCTCTGCGTATGCACTCCTGCATACGTCCTCAAGGCTAACTCACGTTCAAGTGGAGTTGGTATTGAGACCAGCCTTTTGTCCCCCCAATTCTACGAACGAATGCGAACCGCAAAGCAGTTTATTCCAATCATTCGTGAATCTGATGGTGCCTCGCATACTCCCGACTACCTGTCACCATTGATCTTCATCGACTTTCGCATTGACTCCGAGTTTGGAAGCCGAATGGAGGAGTTGCTGCGGCTACTACACGGACAACCTAAGCATCGAAAGCCAACTATTGGGCCGCGTCCCAATTTCATGTAA
- a CDS encoding RNA polymerase sigma factor, with protein sequence MSDSDEKLNRAQEYLWVLRARQGDRQAFQLLVEKYDRRLLYFVRRFERDSDRASDLVQDIWLTVFCKIGRLELPEAFRTWLYRIAHAKAVATIRRDMRRVPKESSHDSKVATGDAGASCRLDDADLVHRALERLSSDHREILVLRFLEQMTLEEISDVLACPSGTVKSRLHYAKEAMRRAVEEFENG encoded by the coding sequence GTGTCAGACTCCGACGAGAAACTGAACCGGGCGCAGGAATACCTGTGGGTCCTGCGCGCCCGTCAGGGTGACCGTCAAGCATTTCAGCTCCTGGTCGAGAAGTACGACAGACGACTCCTGTACTTCGTACGCCGCTTCGAACGGGACTCGGATCGCGCTTCGGATCTCGTCCAGGACATCTGGCTGACCGTCTTCTGCAAGATCGGCAGACTGGAGCTGCCCGAAGCGTTTCGGACGTGGCTATATCGAATCGCACACGCGAAGGCCGTCGCAACGATCCGGCGGGACATGCGGAGAGTTCCGAAAGAGTCTTCGCATGACAGCAAGGTTGCAACCGGAGATGCCGGTGCGTCTTGCCGGCTCGACGACGCCGATCTGGTGCATCGGGCGCTTGAGCGTCTGTCGTCCGATCACCGCGAAATCCTGGTCCTGCGGTTTCTGGAACAGATGACGCTCGAAGAAATCAGCGATGTGCTCGCCTGTCCGTCCGGTACGGTCAAGTCTCGGTTGCATTATGCGAAAGAAGCCATGCGACGAGCCGTTGAGGAGTTTGAAAATGGCTGA
- a CDS encoding OprO/OprP family phosphate-selective porin has product MHWGQCRTIVVPALPTLLLAALALCGCLEAARSQDVSTTTASDVVERIEPETFLTAPYEAGGRSFAESTGDPEQVFPDGDELDLPLRAKLGDGFTLETPDQQYQFRVRALTQVDGKFFTPTDQEPARSGLYIPRFRVYFEGQLTELFEYELSLQRSVEGAFDILDANTNFRINEGLQFKVGRSIAPYSFAWYDHLEQYYITPERGLFALNFGLARQSAVIAHGRLNDDQFQYAIGGTLGQLAGLADTNATRDAVGYFNARPFLHTDSAPWFQFLNLGGSLAVGRQAYEGSALPLRTSLQTSENDEAAQAASSIFLEFNDGVVATGRRIQGSLHASWYAGPFSLEAEWYSARFQLAADPAAEAVTIPISGFDVTLGGFVTGETVEKRGVVVPLRPFTPQSGGGPGAVELFGRYSHLQLSNRVFTAGLADAADWTNRAAITDIGLNWYLNRFVRLTFDWQHGMYADPVLFNEERDLRSRTSDLYWARCQLYF; this is encoded by the coding sequence ATGCACTGGGGACAATGCCGGACGATCGTTGTCCCCGCCCTGCCGACATTACTCCTGGCGGCGCTGGCGCTGTGCGGTTGCCTGGAGGCGGCCCGGTCGCAGGACGTCTCCACGACGACGGCTTCAGACGTGGTCGAACGAATTGAGCCCGAGACGTTCTTGACCGCTCCCTACGAAGCGGGAGGGCGATCATTTGCAGAATCGACGGGCGATCCCGAGCAGGTCTTTCCGGATGGCGACGAGCTGGATTTGCCGCTGAGGGCGAAGCTAGGGGACGGCTTTACGCTGGAGACGCCGGATCAGCAGTATCAGTTCCGCGTTCGTGCGCTGACTCAGGTCGACGGCAAGTTCTTTACTCCCACCGACCAGGAACCGGCCCGGAGCGGGTTGTACATTCCGCGGTTCCGGGTCTACTTCGAAGGGCAATTGACCGAGCTGTTCGAATACGAACTGTCGCTGCAGCGCAGCGTCGAGGGGGCCTTCGATATTCTGGATGCGAACACCAACTTTCGCATCAACGAGGGGCTGCAGTTCAAGGTCGGACGGAGCATTGCGCCCTACAGCTTCGCCTGGTACGACCATCTGGAACAGTACTACATCACTCCCGAACGAGGGCTCTTTGCGCTGAACTTCGGACTGGCCCGTCAGTCCGCGGTGATTGCACACGGTCGACTGAACGACGATCAGTTCCAGTACGCGATCGGCGGGACGCTCGGTCAGCTCGCCGGGCTCGCCGACACCAATGCCACTCGTGACGCCGTGGGATACTTCAACGCCCGGCCGTTCCTGCATACCGATTCCGCGCCTTGGTTTCAGTTCCTGAACCTCGGCGGTTCGCTGGCCGTCGGCCGGCAGGCTTACGAAGGATCGGCGCTGCCGCTGCGGACTTCGCTGCAGACGTCGGAGAACGACGAAGCGGCTCAGGCGGCCTCGTCGATTTTTCTGGAGTTCAATGACGGCGTGGTTGCGACCGGTCGGCGGATTCAGGGTTCGCTGCACGCGTCCTGGTACGCCGGGCCGTTTTCGCTGGAGGCGGAATGGTATTCCGCGCGGTTCCAGCTCGCCGCCGATCCCGCCGCCGAAGCCGTGACGATTCCGATCTCAGGGTTTGACGTCACACTCGGCGGCTTTGTGACCGGCGAGACGGTGGAGAAACGTGGCGTGGTGGTTCCGCTGCGTCCGTTTACGCCTCAGTCCGGCGGCGGACCGGGAGCGGTGGAGTTGTTTGGCCGTTATTCGCATCTGCAGCTCAGCAACCGCGTGTTTACCGCGGGCCTGGCGGATGCGGCGGACTGGACGAACCGGGCGGCGATCACGGACATCGGCCTGAACTGGTATTTGAACCGATTCGTCCGCCTGACGTTCGACTGGCAGCACGGCATGTATGCCGATCCCGTGCTGTTCAACGAAGAGCGGGACCTGCGGTCACGGACGAGCGACCTCTACTGGGCCCGGTGCCAGCTCTATTTCTGA
- a CDS encoding antibiotic biosynthesis monooxygenase gives MTPAAPRIPHEAVHLAITLHAKEGREAELEEALVRFIQRSLDDRGATGVHLFRPAAGASSREFYLHRSFLSEEHSRAFYESEMYRQYQRETADLIEGPAEIRPLHGFEAFFRGGNPPPPRWKMAIVTWLGVFPAVLVWSRLLTPRLVQWHPVAVTAVVTIVVVVTLAWGIMPTLTKWLRPWLHAR, from the coding sequence ATGACTCCTGCCGCGCCCCGGATTCCGCACGAAGCGGTTCACCTGGCGATTACGCTCCATGCGAAAGAGGGCCGGGAAGCCGAACTGGAGGAGGCCCTGGTGCGGTTCATCCAGCGGTCGCTCGACGACCGGGGGGCGACCGGCGTGCACCTTTTCCGGCCGGCCGCGGGAGCGTCGTCTCGCGAGTTTTACCTCCATCGCTCGTTTCTGAGCGAGGAGCACAGCCGCGCGTTCTACGAGTCGGAGATGTATCGGCAGTACCAGCGGGAGACGGCCGATCTCATCGAAGGACCGGCGGAGATCCGTCCGCTGCACGGATTCGAAGCGTTTTTCCGCGGCGGCAATCCGCCCCCTCCTCGCTGGAAAATGGCGATCGTCACGTGGCTGGGGGTATTTCCGGCCGTGCTGGTGTGGTCCCGTCTGCTGACGCCGCGACTGGTGCAGTGGCATCCGGTCGCGGTCACGGCGGTAGTGACGATCGTTGTCGTGGTGACGCTGGCGTGGGGGATCATGCCAACGCTGACGAAGTGGTTGCGCCCGTGGTTGCATGCCCGGTGA